The DNA sequence ACACCAAATTATGGATGAACCTGTTTCATATGTAAAACGACATACCCGCCATATTAGGAATGATTATGAAGAATTATTAgcatataaaacaaataatgaaATGTTACTTcgagaaaatgaaaaaaggaagaagaaaaagaaaaagaaaaagaaaaaaaaaactcaaGCACCAAATGTAACACATATATCATTTACACACAATTTGAATATAACCAagggaaatatataaagagaaaaagaatgaaagaaaaaaaaaaaaaatatatatataagaacatatatattggaaatattgaattttttttttttttttttttaaattaacacatttgaaaattaaatttttattaaaaaattaatatatatataaattatatatatatatatatatatatatatatattttttttaatttttcttatttattttttgttttatttgttgtgtcatcaatttttttttattattattttattttattttattttttaatttattttatttttttttgtgtgttttgtttttaatatttctttttataaatatatttcttattttaattttttttttttaaactttctttatttaccaaatcttattaatatacttttaatttattaatataaaacgAAGATCCATATGGATCCATATTTGAagataaaacaaatattgaacattaaaaaaaaaaaaaaaaattcggTGCAATGTAattaatgtaaaaaaataatgatacacattaaatatgttatatatctatatatatatatgtttgtgaTTCTATAGTACTTGTTTAATATGTGTctatataaatttgtatctaaaaaattaatttacaGTGGATATTACCCCAGCATAGGAAACGGAAGAATCACTCCTACTTTTAGCATGGTTTgactgaaaaaaaaaaaaaaaaaaaaaaaaaaaaaaaatatatatatatatatatatattatattaaaatgacCTGAATAGTTCAggttgttttaaaaaaaaaaaaaaaaaaaaaaaaagctacCTGAGAGTAATGCATTAATTTTGTGGATACTGATGCTGAATAATGTTGAAGTAACTATAAAATgatcaaaaaataaagtatatatatatatatatatatatatatgtatatttatttatttatatttataatgtttaAATCGAaatatcatttaatttaCATTTAGCATAATTTTAATGGGATTCGATCCACAAATGGTGTTATGCGTTTCATTCAGGTAATCAACAAATCCTAcaaaaaatacaaacataaaatatatatatatagaagatCATTCAAGGGTTAAAATTAATTTCCACAatgatacatattataatattcatttaaaaaattaaatataattttttcgttttattgtctttcttttttttttttttttttttcacctGTTAAATCATGATGGCTAATTATGTTGACCGCATCCTTGTCCATAttctacaaaaaataaaaaaataaatataaaaaaaaaaatgtacgcacatatatatatatatatatatatatatatatatgtatgtgaaTCCCTATAAGTAGGTCATATTTTCATTGTTTACTTCAAtttgtttaaaaataaatgtatcggaatatttttgtaatatattcgTAAATCTAAATCTGAAAAggtaagaataatatataaatatttaatacaaTCATAATTAAACAtactaaatatttatatttcaagttgtaaaataaattaatcaTTAAAATGATTATTTACCTTGGTCCATAGTGACAGAAAtcagaagaaaataaaaacaagtTGTGTTGATCttggaaatatttttttaaaggattagctaaaaaaaaaaataaaatattaacaaataaatagtCATGTCGTTATTATATAaaccatattattatataacttaatcattatatatatatatatatatatatatatatatatatatatttttcattcattattttttaagtaCCAAATAagtctattttttttaaatcatttcCTATGGAACCTACATATATAGGtacaatttttatatccTTACTATAAAAAcaaggggaaaaaaaataatataaatataaatatatatatatatatatatatatttatttatttttgaaatatatagatgtgtttagtacatataattatttatatcttactctttaattatatattttataagtgGCAATTGCATTTCTATAGAAtgttcttcttcatcatcatctggATCGATAAAACTGTACAAATTGTGTGTAtcactttttattatatctgaTATaactacaaaaaaataatatacacatatatatatatatatatatatatatatatatatttatatatgtatatatgaataattaaaaatatccaATTTGTGTACAGCATTTTACtctgtttatttatttgtaaaaatCCAAATGGTGTCTCATATTTTTCAACACGAGGAAATAAAAAGcctttattataaatgtgaTGATTTGGGCCAAGGATAAAAATGTTCTTcctacattatataaatatatatatatatatatatatcaatatatatatttatttattttatgtttttttctttttacttACACATTTTCTACATCTATGCTTGCATACACGTGAGAATTAGTTTCCAACGCATAGTCATATCCCGCATGgctatatgaataaaataaatataagaataaaaaaaaaaaaaaataatcttatgataatattatggatatataaatatatataatacaatttatatatatatatatttttgtttttatttttttttatgtggtTTCATAATTTACGGGCATATGGCTGCCTTGACATTTTGCTTTTGTGCATTTGCTCTTTTAAATGACTCCTCAATTTTACTTTTCAACACCTCtcctaatatataaaaaaataaaaaggatataatatatgtgattgtttcatattatattttaatatatcatcttAATAATCcgttatttcaaaaaaaaaaaaaaaaaaaaaaaaaaaaaaaaaaacattactTTTGTTGGTATACCAAGAGCCACTGTGATATGCTCTTCTATAATTTTCCATTGTTAGAGTATATTGAAAGGATaacctttttttattttataaaggaaacataaaaaaaataatatatgaatcaatatatatatatattacttctatagaatatatatataattaaacataatatggataagctaaaaaaagaaattttttttttttttttttttttacaacttaatgatattatatatatatatatatatatatatattatatacatttagtATTATGCTAACTTTTGTATTAATAGCAGAATGAATAGTATTTGAATCCTCATGAGGAaaaagtattatttttttctctttttttttttttttttttcaagaaatgtttagaaaaaaaaaaaaaagcaagaatattcaaaaattatttatatatatattttaaagattctctatattttttagtcatataacacatataatataaagtgtacaagaaaataaaaataaaacttaccataatatatatatatatatatatattggatAAATaactttataatattttgtttaaaaaaaaaaatacacacataaaaattttcaaaagattgttttgataaaaaaaaaaaaaactattattacataaaaacacaatattataaattaaaaataaagaaattgtaatatatatattatgtatatatgtatattttatttgttcaatTAAAAGCGTGtcattttttgttaaaaaaaaaaaaaaaaaaaaaaaaaaaaatatatatgtatatatatatatatatatatatatatatatatatatatatataatataaattgaaaaggataaatattattcatataaataacatttacttattttttttttttaatagttcaaattttccttttccatatcttcatttatttcttcttctttattttggATCCCTTTCtctattttatcatttgtcATGATATTCTTTTCAGCAAAAGGtagaataatattttcttgttTTATCATATCTTTATCAGgttcatttatttgtttaatgttgtcattattattcatattttcaaaGATGTCTTCATCTTTAAAAGTTTGTTCTTCATTTGTtctattatatgaattattatattgttgtatattatttgtatgtgTTTCATTTTCCCTTTCATCTCTTAATATCATGTCTtcctttttatcattttctaaaaattcatcttttatattatcattcatttttatttcatcattatttattatatcatcttTTATGCAATCATCTAATAGGCCATCTTCtttaattatttctttatgaATTTCAAGTtcgtttattttattttcgtGTTCATCTCTCTCATCGATTTCTTCCTCAACCATCACATCATCATCATGAATATCTTCTTTTACATCTTTTATCTCTTCATTAATCACATCATCATCATGAATATCTTCTTTTACATCTTTTATCTCTTCATTAATCACATCATCATCATGAATATCTTCTTTTACATCTTTTATCTCTTCATTAATcacatcatcatcattaattacatcatcatcattaatatCTTCTTTTACACCTTTTATCTCTTCATTAATCACATCATCATCAATTTCATCTTGTACCACTTCTTTTATCTCTTCATTAATCACATCATCATCAATTTCATCTTGTACCACCTCTTTTATCTCTTCCTCAACAACATTAGCATCATCATCAATTCCTTCTTGTACCACCTCTTTTATTTCTCCCTCTATTATGTGTtcctctttttcttttttttcattcaatTTCATGTTGATCGTTTTTTGAAGTTTAAGGAGTATGTCTTCTTCGAATTGTGGAAGAAATacattactattattttttttttttttttttttggtgttATATTTTGTCATATTTTCATtgtttatatcatcatatatatttttgtttccGTTTTCTTCCCAAGGTTTGCTTACATCCTCTTGTGTTTTTATAATTGGattaatatcttttttatattcaggTGTTTGGTCTTCTAACAAACTTTCAATAAAATTAGATGGTTGAGGTGTTATTTCACGATCATATCTTTGAACATTTTGTTCATACTTCAAAGGGTGTATATTTTGttgatacatatatttattattttcattataatgttgtatattattatcttcttttatatcttttacataatatacttcttcatttttgttGTCTTCTTTGAGCGTGTTATCCTCCTGCTGTTCTTCGATTTGCtctttcttatttatatctttcttttttataatatttgtttttattttattctcatgcttattcattttattcatCTTTGTGTTTAATGTCCTCTTTAATATTTGTGACTTTTCTATATGacttttttcatcatttaataaattaattttgtcATTTTCCAAAACAGAAATTtgcttttttaattttaataaggaGTTATTAagattattaataatattatttttttctttttttaattcgtctctttttgtatttaataagaatatttttttttctaaattttcTTTACTCATATCGCTTACCCCTTCTATCAAATGTtctttttcgttttttttttcaagatTCAGAtcgttcatttttttttttatttcttcaagTTGGTCATCAATTCTtggatgaaataaaataaaataaaaataaaaataataaaaaaagtaaacaaaataaacaaataaatgaacGTGATAATGTTGTAAaggatgaaatatataataaaaaaaaaaaaaaaatacaaaaaatgtaataatcaatgtaatatatatatatatatatatatatata is a window from the Plasmodium falciparum 3D7 genome assembly, chromosome: 4 genome containing:
- a CDS encoding memo-like protein, giving the protein MENYRRAYHSGSWYTNKREVLKSKIEESFKRANAQKQNVKAAICPHAGYDYALETNSHVYASIDVENVKNIFILGPNHHIYNKGFLFPRVEKYETPFGFLQINKQIISDIIKSDTHNLYSFIDPDDDEEEHSIEMQLPLIKYIIKDKDIKIVPIYVGSIGNDLKKIDLFANPLKKYFQDQHNLFLFSSDFCHYGPRFRFTNILQKYSDTFIFKQIENMDKDAVNIISHHDLTGFVDYLNETHNTICGSNPIKIMLNLLQHYSASVSTKLMHYSQSNHAKSRSDSSVSYAGVISTVN